GCAGCATCACGATGACCTTGTCCAAAGTCACGTATTTGACCGGTTTGCCGTCCTTGGCCTTTTCCGGTTCCGCCTTCTTGGCGGCGCCGGCGGCGGCCGCGGGCTTCGGCATGAACCACCATACCGCGCCACCCGCGCCGGCCGCACTCACGATCACGGCGCCGGCGATGGCGATAATCATTTTCATTTTGCTCATGTTGGTACTCGCGCCTCGAGGGCGCTATCGATGCATCGATTGCTTACGAGTCGCGGCCGAGGTTGAACACGGACGCGGGATTGCCGGCCTCGGCCAGACCGCGGCCGGGCTCGTTGTCCTGGTCGCGGCCCCGCTGGCGGCCGCGCCCCTGCTGTTGCGGGTCGCCGAACGGCGCCGCACTATTCTTCGGAGCCGGGGTCACCGTCACCGCGACTTCGGTGTACTGGCGCTGCGACAAATCGTTGCGCAGGTTGTCGCTGACGGTCTGCAACTGGCGCAGCACGTCGCCATTGCTGGCTGATATGTTTACTTCAAGCGTGCCGGCGCTGTGGCGGATCGCGATGTCGATGCGTCCCAGCTGGGGCGGCTCGATGCTGATCGTGGCCTGCTGCACGTTGCCCGCGACGTGCACGTTCAGGCGGTCGCCCAGCGTTTCCTGCAGGGTCTGGCGCCAAGCGGTCGGCGGGCCGGCCAGCTTGACGGTATCGGCGGCCGGCTGGGCCGCAGGCAGGGGCACGGCGCCCGGCACGGCCGCGGCCGGGGCGGTGTTGGTGCCGGCTTGCACGTTCTGGGAGGCCGATCCGTCCGCGTTCGCGTCCTGGCTGCTGGTGCCGGCGTTGCCGTTGGCAGCATTGCCCTGGACGGCCAGGCGCACGTTCGTGGCGGTCGCTTCCGGCTGGGCGGCCTGGGCCGCTTGCAGGGCCTGGGGCAGGGCGATGGCGGCGCGGCGGCCGTCCTGGCCGGAGACGGCCAGCGGCTGGGCCGGCGTCTCGGCCTTGCCGGCGTCGTCGGTGCCACGCGTCGTGCCTTGCGGATTGCCCTGGGCAGCCTGTACGGCCTGGGTGACCTGTTGCGGCGACAGCGGCATCAGGGGCATCGCCATCGCGGCCAGGAGTGCGCTGTCGGGTACCGCTGCGGCGGCTTTGCCGTCATCGGTGCTTTTGTCGCCGGCCGGGGCCGCCGTGGCGCTCGACGGCGGTGCGCTGTCGTCATCCGCTTCCTGCGTGACCGGCACGGCCGCCTGGAGCACCGGCCCGGCGCCGTCGAGTTGCTGGCCGAGCCAGCGGGCGAACGTTTGGGCCGGCGCCGGGGCGGCGCCGTCGGTCTGTGCGGACGGTGTGGCCGGTGCGGGCGCGGCGTCCTTGACGGCGGCCGGCGCGTTGGCCTGCTGATCCGATTGGGCCGGGGCGGAAGGGGATACGGTGTTGAGCATCATCGTCATTCGTGGATTGGGCCGAGTTCGGTTTCGCCGAACATCGCGTAGGCGATCCAGCCCTCTTTGTTGGCGCGCATCTCGTCCAAGCGCGATTCGAGCGCGCGCGCGGCTACTGCGGCGGCGGCGGCGGCGGCGCTGTGCCGTGCGCGCACCTGTTCCAGTGCGGTGCGTTCCGTGGCGTTCCATGGACCGTGCTCGGCTAGCGCGCGTAGTGCCGGGATCAGGGCACGGGCCTGCTCGCCTAGCCGGTCCCAGTCGGCACGGGCGGCCGCCGCTTGCAAGGCGTCGCCCAGCTGCACCAGCTGGGCATGACGGTCGAGTGGATCAGCCATTACGCGACCGCACCCCATCCCAGCCCTGGCGGATGGTGGTCATGATCTTCACGACCTCGTCGACCATCGCCGGATCCTGCTTGATGCCGGCGCCATGCAGGTGCGTGACACAGAAATCGTACAGATTGGCGAGGTTGGCCACGACCTGGCCGCCGCTCTCGAAGTCGAGGGAACTCGACAGGCCGTTGATGATGTCGACGCACTTGTTGATGCTGTTGGCGCGTTGCTCGTAGCGCTTGGCGACGATATGGGCGCGTGCACGGGCCAGCTCGTCGAGCAGGCCGTCGGTCAGAACCAGCACCAGTTCGACTGGCGAGGCGCGAGAGGTCTGTGCATCCAGACTCGTCGCGTGATAGCTGCTGTAGGCTTCTTGATAAGACATGACTGTTCTCTCAGGACTTATTGCTGCCGAACATTGCGTCGAACATGGACAGGTTGCTGTTCATCGTCGACTGCAGGGTTTGCAGCGCAGTAAATTGCTTCAGGTAACGCTGGTAAGCGATGTCATATTGTGCGCTCAGGTCGGTCTGGCGCTTGCTCAGGTCCGACTGCAGCTTGGTGTTCGCATTGGTACGTTGCTGGATCTGGCCGGTGGTGCTATTGCTCCACTGGTTAAGGTAGGTGGTCAAATTGCCCGCGATACCGGTCGGGCTGCTGATGCTGCTCGAGCCGATCAGCTGATCCAGGCCGTTCGGATTGGAGGCCAGCTGCTTGGTCAGGCGAGTCGAGTCGAGCGCGAGGGTACCATCGCGGTTGGCCGTGATGCCGTAGGCGGCCAGCGACAGGCTGCCGGTCGGGCGCAGCAGGTCGACA
This genomic stretch from Massilia putida harbors:
- the fliS gene encoding flagellar export chaperone FliS translates to MSYQEAYSSYHATSLDAQTSRASPVELVLVLTDGLLDELARARAHIVAKRYEQRANSINKCVDIINGLSSSLDFESGGQVVANLANLYDFCVTHLHGAGIKQDPAMVDEVVKIMTTIRQGWDGVRSRNG
- a CDS encoding flagellar hook-length control protein FliK; this encodes MMLNTVSPSAPAQSDQQANAPAAVKDAAPAPATPSAQTDGAAPAPAQTFARWLGQQLDGAGPVLQAAVPVTQEADDDSAPPSSATAAPAGDKSTDDGKAAAAVPDSALLAAMAMPLMPLSPQQVTQAVQAAQGNPQGTTRGTDDAGKAETPAQPLAVSGQDGRRAAIALPQALQAAQAAQPEATATNVRLAVQGNAANGNAGTSSQDANADGSASQNVQAGTNTAPAAAVPGAVPLPAAQPAADTVKLAGPPTAWRQTLQETLGDRLNVHVAGNVQQATISIEPPQLGRIDIAIRHSAGTLEVNISASNGDVLRQLQTVSDNLRNDLSQRQYTEVAVTVTPAPKNSAAPFGDPQQQGRGRQRGRDQDNEPGRGLAEAGNPASVFNLGRDS